CGTCGGAATGATACATCACCGTTAGCATAGATCGTAGCGCCCGGCGGCAAGATCCATCGGTTCATTGCTGATTTGCCCGACAAATGAGCTGAAAACCCGAAAGATGGGGCTGCGCGCATTCATCCGGCACAGCTTTCGGTAGTACCCAGAATCACTGATCCGCGAAACGCCCTTTGACGGCGCTTCGACCGTCGCCATCGTTGATAAATGTATCCAGGAAGCGGAATACCGTCTCGCGCAGCTCGAAAATGCTCATAAGCAAGTCGCCCGGGGCCAGCTCTGCAACAGGCGCGCAAAGCTGGTCGGAGCTATCGCAGCAAATGCCGCCTCCACAGAGCCGAGCAATAGCAGATCACCGTCATCTACGCGTCGTGCCAATGCGTTGCTGCAGGAGTTTTTGGCTTAGCTTTGTTGCAGAAGGTTCGGACAAGAACACCGGAGCTTTGCTATCTCTCGGAGCGGCGGCGCACCGGCGAGTCGCGCTATGGAGACGGCCAAGTCCTGTCGGTCCCGGCTGTTCGGAAGGATGGCGCACGGATCTCTGTCGAGTTCACTATCGTGCCCTTCACCAGTGATTCCGACCAGATGATCGGCATCGCCGCAATTATGCGTGACACCACCACACGGTTTGACGAATTGCGTGCCCTGCGCCGACAGCTCGCCGCTCACCCAGCGGCCACTGGGGCCGAAAGCCAAAATTCCCAACCATGACGGTACCCGCCTCAGGAAGTCAGGTTCGCACTGGACTCGCCGCTGGAGGAAGGCGGATTCAGGATGCCGCCTCGGTTGCAGGGCTGTTGATCACCAGCGAGGCGATGGTCGGCGACCGGCCGGAGCCCAAGAGCGCACCTGGCATGCCGCCGGGAGGCACGGATTACTAGGCTCCGGCTTGCATCCCTCCCAACCAGGGGGGTGCTAATAATGACCGATTGTCCGGCGACCATAATCTCGCTCGTAACATGATCGAAGTTCACGGGAAGGAAGCGGCTGACGTGGCGCGGGAGAATGCCCGTGGCGCGGCGGTCGCCGGTCAAGCTGAGAAGGCGAAGTCGTGGATCAGGCCATCCAGCGACAGCAGGCCGGCAAGGTATCGGCTATTCGGACCTGGCGACATGGAAAGGGCGCCCGCATGCCATTGGGACCGCCCCGAACATCGCCTGTCAACGCCGATCGGCTCGGGCGGTGCTCGATAGTATGGATGCGGCCAAACTGGACGCTCCTCCGCCGCAGCGCTATTTGGATTGCGGTCGGGGGCGGCTCTGCCTGCGCGTCGAGCCCGCGCTTCTCGATCCACGAGTGAGACGTCTGCGAGGCGAGGATCTCTCCCGAGGTTTTTCATCAAGCAGATTGCGTCCTTGACTGTCACCAAGGCGCGCTGCTCCACTTTCGGTCATGGCCCGGGACTTCGCCGACAAGGGCGCCGCGCGGCGGTGGGTTTGGGACAGGCTTGTCGCTGAGGGCGTGGCCCGTTTTCCGTTTCCGCCGCACGGCCGTATCCCGAATTTCGCGGGCGCCGAGGTCGCGGCTGCTCGGCTCTTTAACATCGAGCCGTGGAAGAGCGCCACAGCCATCAAGGTCAATCCGGATTCACCGCAACGCCCGCTGCGAGCCGAGGCGCTGCGCCGCGGCATCACCATCTTCGTACCGACGCCTAGATTGCGCGGCGGCTTCAAGAAGCTCGATCCGCGCCGTATTCCGCCCGATAAGATCGACGAGGCCGCAAGCTTGTCGCGCGGCGACCGTTGGTCAGAGGAGGTTGCCCTCGCGGACATGCCATCGCTCGACGCCATCGTCTGCGGCTCCGTCGCGGTCACGCGCGATGGGCGGCGATGTGGCAAGGGCGAGGGCTACAGCGATCTCGAATTCGCCATACTGCGCGAGCTCGGTCACCCGCCGGTGCCTGTCGCCACGACCGTGCACGATCTGCAGGTCGTCACCTCCGTGCCCCGCGACCCGACCGATCAGCCGCTCAGTGTGATCGCGACGCCAACCCACGCGATCCGCATCAAGCGTCCCAGCGCTGCACCGACCGGCATCGACTGGACGCGCCTCAGCCCCGAGGACCTAGAGGAAATGCCAATCCTGGCCGAACTCAAGAGAATGACAACATCGAACGCCTAAAGCGCCTCATAACGTTGATGGAGGACCGAGATTTCGTAACTCGGCTCGAGCGGTCTGGACAAACGGCAGATGCGGCTGAGCCGTTTAGGAACCGATACTTCGCCGCAGCACGATTACTAAGGTTTTCAGGGCCGCGTCCGAGTTGGGCCGATCGATCCTCGGCGCGGGTCAGCCGAGCAGTTGCCGGCTCACCAACCGACTGGGGTTGTAAGGCGGCCATTCCGCAGCGCTCGGCTTTGCCAAGGACCTGGCGAGGTTATCATGCTGCGCGGGCTAAGATGACACTCCCTTGAGCACGCAAGCTCAGCAAGGGCGTCAAGTGAAGAGAGGCGTTTTTTGTAGGTAAGAAAGGAACAGCACCGCATGGCAGCCACACCAGCGTGTAAGCCAATCCTTCATGCAATCGCTCCTCGCATCGCCGTGGGAAATGCGAAGCAAACCCTGGCCTTTTATGAGCGAATCGGCTTTGCCTGCACACATCAGGAGGAAGGATTTATGATCGTTGAACGAGATGGAGTGCAGCTCCATCTCCACCCCTCTAATGAGCCTCCCACTCGTCACGGGGCGTTCTGGATCAGAGTGAGTAATATCGAGGCATTGTACCAGGAGTATCTAGCAGCCAATGTGATTACTTCGTCTAAGGTCAAGGCGCAGCCCTGGGGCTTCAAACAATTTCACATCTGTGATTCCTTTCGAAACATCTTTATTTTCGCCGAGAGTCTCCCTGAAGAAGAGGGGAGTGCTGAACAAGCCAAGTGAGCACAAAGACCTTTCTCAGGACCTCGTGAAGCATCTCATCGACCTTTTGACCTCTATCATTGCCCAAAAAAGCGTTCTGACGGCGCAGGGAGTGGGTGCGGATCAGCCGCGGTCGTAGGCTTCCGAATCGGCGGTGTGTCGCGCGTCTCCGCCGAACACCATGAGCGCTATCGGTCCCTGTTCCACTTGCACGACAGTGTCCTCCGCGAATCCCGCGCGCGCGAAGGCGCGCCGCGCCCGGAGATTTTCGACATCGGGGTCGATCGCAACGAGAGGAGCGCCCTCTCGGATCAACATGCCCGCGAGCACGCGCAAGAACGCGCTTCCGTGCCCACGTCCAAGCATGTCCAGTTCTCCGATAAATGCGTCGATGACCTGAGCGCCGGCGGGAAGATGCTGAAGATGAAACTGTGGCCAAGCGTGCGCCTCGTATGCCTGCACATAGGCGAACGGACGCTCGTGATGCTCGACGATCCACTGTCGCATCAAGGGCTCTTCAAGATCCTCCTCTAGGAGCGCGAGTTGCTCGGCAGGATCACCCCACCAACGCACGACTTCAGGTGTCGTCAGCCAACGTTTCACGGTTGGCAGATCGGTATCGGTGAATGAGCGGAAGCGATACGGGAACATTATTCTCACTCTCTCGGTCGCGGTTCTCGCCGGCCACCGAATCCTCGGCATAGGAGTATCGTAGCTGCGGGGTGTCGCTTGCCGAAGGAAACGAGCCGGGTACCGCAGGCGCTAAGGACGAGACGATAGCGAAGAACCGCGCGCAGCGCGATCGAGCAGCTGATAAGTCGTATTGAAGGCC
The sequence above is a segment of the Candidatus Binataceae bacterium genome. Coding sequences within it:
- a CDS encoding 5-formyltetrahydrofolate cyclo-ligase, whose protein sequence is MARDFADKGAARRWVWDRLVAEGVARFPFPPHGRIPNFAGAEVAAARLFNIEPWKSATAIKVNPDSPQRPLRAEALRRGITIFVPTPRLRGGFKKLDPRRIPPDKIDEAASLSRGDRWSEEVALADMPSLDAIVCGSVAVTRDGRRCGKGEGYSDLEFAILRELGHPPVPVATTVHDLQVVTSVPRDPTDQPLSVIATPTHAIRIKRPSAAPTGIDWTRLSPEDLEEMPILAELKRMTTSNA
- a CDS encoding VOC family protein, translated to MAATPACKPILHAIAPRIAVGNAKQTLAFYERIGFACTHQEEGFMIVERDGVQLHLHPSNEPPTRHGAFWIRVSNIEALYQEYLAANVITSSKVKAQPWGFKQFHICDSFRNIFIFAESLPEEEGSAEQAK
- a CDS encoding GNAT family N-acetyltransferase; this translates as MFPYRFRSFTDTDLPTVKRWLTTPEVVRWWGDPAEQLALLEEDLEEPLMRQWIVEHHERPFAYVQAYEAHAWPQFHLQHLPAGAQVIDAFIGELDMLGRGHGSAFLRVLAGMLIREGAPLVAIDPDVENLRARRAFARAGFAEDTVVQVEQGPIALMVFGGDARHTADSEAYDRG